Below is a genomic region from Bradyrhizobium sp. 1(2017).
GATCATGGGACCGAACGGCGGCAAGCCGGAAGGTGCCCTGCTCGCCGCGATCGACAGCGATCTCGGTGGCATGGAAAAATTGCAGACCGACTTCAACACGGCCGGTGGGCGCGTGTTCGGCTCGGGCTGGGTGTTCGTGACTGTCAGCAAGGATGGCAAGCTTGCGATCGAGACGCGGCCCAACCAGGACAACCCGATGATGGACGGCAAGCGAGCGCTGCTCGGGAACGACGTCTGGGAGCACGCCTATTACCTGAACTACCAGAACCGCCGCGCCGATTATCTCAAGGCGTGGTGGAACACGGTGAACTGGAAGGTGGTGGCCGAGCGCTACACCGCCGCGAAGGCCGGTACACTCGACGTGTGAAGACAAACAGCGACCACAAAAAGGGCGGCCTCTCGGCCGCCCTTTTATCTATCGCCTGCTGATCGGGATCACGCCGCGATGTCGTACCGGTCGAGGTTCATCACCTTGGTCCAGGCCTTGGCGAAATCCTTGACGAACTTCTCCCTGGAATCCGAGGTGGCATAGACTTCGGCGAAGGCGCGGAGCTGCGAGTGCGCGCCGAAGATCAGGTCGGAGCGCGTGCCGGTCCACTTCACCGCATTGGTCTTGCGGTCGCGGGCCTCATAGGTGCCGTCGGCCGCCGGCGTCCACTGCGTGCTCATCGCGAGCAGGTTGACGAAGTAGTCGTTGCTCAGCGTGCCCGCCTTCGACGTGAAGACGCCGTGCTTCGACCCGTTCGCGTTCGCACCGAGCACGCGCAGACCGCCGACCAGCACCGTCATCTCCGGACCGGTCAGCCTCAGAAGCTGCGCACGATCGACCAGCGCCTCTTCCTGCTGCAGGAACTGATGCCGCTTGCCGATGTAGTTGCGGAAACCATCGGCACGCGGCTCGAGCGGCGCGAAGGATGCCGCGTCGGTCTGCTCCTGGGAGGCATCCATGCGGCCCGGCGTGAAGGCCACCTTGACGTCGACGCCGCCGTCCTTCGCGGCCTTCTCGACCGCGGCAGACCCGCCGAGGACGATGAGGTCGGCGAGCGAGACTTTCTTGGCGCCTGACGACGCGTTGAAGTCCTTCTGGATCGCTTCGAGCTTGCCGAGGACCTTGGAGAGCTGAGCCGGCTGGTTCACCTCCCAATCCTTCTGCGGGGCAAGACGGATGCGCGCGCCGTTGGCGCCACCGCGCTTGTCCGAGCCGCGGAACGTCGAGGCCGACGCCCAGGCGGTCGAGACCAGCTCGGACACCGACAGACCCGAAGCCAGGATCTTGGTCTTCAGCGCGGCGATGTCCTGATCGCTGACCAGCTCGTGATTCACGGCCGGAATCGGATCCTGCCAGATCAGCGTCTCCTTCGGCACCAGCGGGCCGAGATAGCGCTGGATCGGACCCATGTCGCGATGGGTGAGCTTGAACCAGGCGCGGGCGAAGGCGTCCGCGAACTGGGCCGGGTTCTCCAGGAAGCGACGCGAGATCTTCTCATAGGCGGGATCGAAGCGCAGCGAGAGATCGGTCGTCAGCATCGTCGGCCGGTGCTTCTTCGACTTGTCGAAGGCATCGGGGATGATCGCGTCGGCGCCCTTGGCCGTCCACTGGTTCGCACCGCCCGGGCTCTTCGTCAGCTCCCATTCGTAGTTGAACAGGTTCTCGAAGAAGTTGTTGCTCCACTTGGTCGGCGTCGCCGTCCACGTCACTTCGAGACCGCTGGTGATGGAATCACCGGCGAGGCCCGAGGCGTGCTTGCTCTTCCAGCCGAGGCCCTGATCTTCCAGCGCGCCGGCTTCCGGCTCCGGGCCGACCAACGAGGGATCACCGGCGCCATGGGTCTTGCCGAACGAGTGGCCGCCCGCGATCAACGCGACGGTCTCTTCGTCGTTCATCGCCATGCGGGCGAACGTCTCGCGGATGTCCTTCGCCGCTGCGACCGGATCCGGCTTGCCGTTCGGACCTTCCGGATTGACGTAGATGAGGCCCATCTGCACGGCGCCGAGCGGCTCGGCGAGCTGGCGCTCACCGCTGTAGCGCTCATCGCCCAGCCAGGTGCCTTCCGGGCCCCAATAGAGCTCTTCCGGCTCCCAGACGTCGGCGCGGCCACCCGCAAAGCCGAAGGTCTTGAAGCCCATCGATTCCAGCGCGACGTTGCCGGCGAGCACCATCAAATCGGCCCAGGACAGCTTGCGGCCATATTTCTGCTTGATCGGCCAGAGCAGACGGCGCGCCTTGTCGAGGTTGGCGTTGTCAGGCCAGCTGTTGAGCGGAGCAAACCGCTGCTGACCGGCGCCGGCGCCGCCGCGGCCGTCGGTGGTGCGATAGGTGCCCGCGCTGTGCCAGGCCATGCGGATCATCAGGCCGCCGTAATGGCCGAAATCAGCCGGCCACCATTCCTGCGAATCCGTCATCAGCGCGGTCAGGTCCTTGATGACCGCGTTCAGGTCGAGCGACTTGAACTCCTTGGCGTAGTCGAACTCCTTGCCCATGGGATCGGACAGGTCGGAATTCTTGTGCAGCATCTCGATGCTGAGCTGGGTTGGCCACCAGTCGCGGTTCACCCGCGTGGGTTTTCCGCCCGTAAACGGGCACTTCGAAGTGTCATCCATGATTACCTCCTCTGGTGGCGTCCGACGGCGCCTTTGACCAGGTAGAACCACTCTAAGCAACGCCACCTATCAGGTGAAGTTGACTTTAATGATCGCTGCGATAGGATTTTCTGATGATAAACCTGACGCTGCGCCAGCTCCGCTATTTCGACGCGCTGGCTCGTCACGGCCATTTCGGCCGGGCGGCCGAGTCCTGTTCGATCTCGCAGCCGGCCTTGTCGATGCAGATCAAGGAGTTGGAGGAAACCCTCGGCGGCCTGCTGCTGGAGCGCAGCGCGCGGCAGGTTGCGCTGACCCGGTTCGGTGAGGAACTCGCACAACGCGTCCGCGACATCTTGCGCTCGGTCGATGAGCTCGGCGATTTCGCCCGGGCGTCACAAGACCGCTTCGCCGGCCGCCTGCGCATCGGCATGATCCCGACGATTGCGCCCTACCTCCTGCCCAAGATCACCAAGAACCTCACGCGCATGCATCCGGAGCTCGACATCCGCGTGCGTGAGACCATGACCCCCCGCCTGATCCAGGAACTCGTCGAGGGCCGGCTCGACACCGCCATCGTGGCGCTGCCGGTGTCCGAGCCCTCGCTCACCGAGGTCGCACTGTTCGAGGAAAAGTTCTTGCTGGTGCGGCCAGGCTCGGACGAAGGCACCCCCGTGCCGTCGCGCGAGATGATGCGCGAGATGCGGCTGTTGCTACTCGAAGAGGGGCACTGCTTCCGCGACCAGGCGCTCTCTTTTTGCAACATGCAAGCGGCGCCGCCGCGCGAGATGCTGGACGCCAATTCGCTCTCGACGCTGGTCCAGATGGTCAGCGCCGGCATCGGCGTCACGCTGATCCCGGAGATGGCGGTGCCGGTGGAGACGCGATCGGCGTCGGTCTCGCTGGCGCGCTTTCGCGACCCCGAGCCCTCCCGCACCATCGGCATGGTCTGGCGCAAGACCAGCCCGCTGGCGCGGCAGCTGCTGCAAATCTCCGAGGTGGTGTGCCTGTCGGCCGGCAAGGCGCGACCGCGTCAGGCCGCGCGCAACCAACGGGCTTGAGGCCTCATGTCACGTCCCACCATCCGCCCCGCCCGCGCGGACGAATATGACGAGGTCGGCCGCGTCTGGATGGAAAGCTGGGTCTCGACAGGACTTGCCGAGGCGAGCGACTTCCTGCTGGCCAATCTGCGTGCGCGCATCCGGCGCGAGATCGAGAACGGCTGGAGCCTGTTCGTCGCCGACGACAGCGGCGCGATCGCTGCCATGCTGGCGCTGCATCTGCCAAAGCTCTATCTCGACATGCTTTTCGTGGCGCCCCCCTATCAGGGGCGATCGCTCGGACGGAAGCTGCTCGCCTTCACGCGCACGCAAATGCCGGATGAGATGTACCTGCGCTGCGTGCGCGAGAACGAAAAGGCATGGCGCTGGTACGAGCGCGAGGGATTTGTGTTCGAGAAGGAAGAGGTCGAGCCGTCGAACGGCTTCGTGATGAAGTATTACCGGTGGCACCGTCAGCAGTCGGCCGAATAGGCAACGACTGCTTGATGCAGCTTGCGGTTGTCACGATCCCAATCTAGCGTGGCGTGCCCGATATTCTTCCGCTGCTGATGCCCTGGAATCCATGATTCGATTTGCTGCTTCCGCGATCGTTCTGCTGTCCTCCCTCGCTCTGGCAGCAGCTCAAACTCCTCCTGCAGCCACCGCGCCACCCACGCCTCCCGCAAAGCCGGCCGTCAAGAAGGCGGCGACGAAGCCGAAGGCTGCGGCAGTCAAACCGGCCGAGCCGATGAACAGCGGTCCGTGCCGTCTCGGCGTGATCTCGGTGATCGGAGAGCATTATTCCGTACAGAAGTTCGGCGTGACGATCTTCGAGGCCGAAGCGAACGAGGTCCCGATAGACTGGGGCCTCGATGATCTCGTCTTCGCGCGCGTGCGTGCGGCAACGAACAACGATTCCTCGGTGCGCAGGATCGCTTATCCCAAGGGCGCCTTCGAGCCCTTCTATCATGCGAAGGCGATCTTCATCCCGGACCCCAAAGAGAGTCTGCCGGTGATCGTAAAGGGCTTCACCGCGAATACGAATTGCGATCGCTATCTCGTCGCAACCACATACAAGACGAAGCTGCCGAACTCGAACATGACGCTGAACGGCATCGGCACCTACAATCAGGGGCTCGGCAACATCATTCGGCACTCGCACCTATTCGCCAATGTTGCGATCACGCTGATTGACGGCCGCAGCTACGAACAGATCAAGCGCCCCCTTACGGATATCGGCGCGAACCTCGCCGCAAATATGCGTCTGTTCGAAGACCCGATCACCAAGCTCGACAACTCGCTGTTCCCCGATCCGCCCGAGACAGCTTCGACCAACGCGGCGCTGCGCGAGAGAACGCGCGCGCTCGTCGCAGAAAGGCTCGACCGGAACCTCCCCGGCTATTTGAAGGAAGAGTGAGCGCCTTTGCCGACGCGACACGCCAAAGGATCAAGTTTGGCTGCGCCTGCGAACACAGCCGCATTCAGCATCATGACCCGGCTGCTCGTCATCACGATCATCCTGTGGTGCTTTTCAACTCAGGCGCAGGCACAAACCCAATCGGAGACGGCACGACCAACCGTCAAACAAGCCAATGGCAAGATAACCACGCGGCGTGAAGCAACGGGCAAGCCCGCTCCCATGACCGGCGGCTCGTGCGACTTCGGTATCGTCGTCACCGCCGGCGATGAGTTCACCGTGCTGACGACCGGCCTCACCGTATTCCAGAACAAGACGATGGTGATCCCGATCCCAGGCTGGGGGCTCAACGATCTGAT
It encodes:
- a CDS encoding hydrogen peroxide-inducible genes activator, which gives rise to MINLTLRQLRYFDALARHGHFGRAAESCSISQPALSMQIKELEETLGGLLLERSARQVALTRFGEELAQRVRDILRSVDELGDFARASQDRFAGRLRIGMIPTIAPYLLPKITKNLTRMHPELDIRVRETMTPRLIQELVEGRLDTAIVALPVSEPSLTEVALFEEKFLLVRPGSDEGTPVPSREMMREMRLLLLEEGHCFRDQALSFCNMQAAPPREMLDANSLSTLVQMVSAGIGVTLIPEMAVPVETRSASVSLARFRDPEPSRTIGMVWRKTSPLARQLLQISEVVCLSAGKARPRQAARNQRA
- a CDS encoding GNAT family N-acetyltransferase — encoded protein: MSRPTIRPARADEYDEVGRVWMESWVSTGLAEASDFLLANLRARIRREIENGWSLFVADDSGAIAAMLALHLPKLYLDMLFVAPPYQGRSLGRKLLAFTRTQMPDEMYLRCVRENEKAWRWYEREGFVFEKEEVEPSNGFVMKYYRWHRQQSAE
- a CDS encoding superoxide dismutase, with amino-acid sequence MSSISRRRLMFAATGLVAAAAAPRMAFAQAAAAPAGPFKLDPLAYPANALEPHIDAKTMEIHHDRHHQAFITNLNNFAKDNPQIAGKPVGEVLGNLGAVPDTIRAGVRNNMGGHANHTMFWQIMGPNGGKPEGALLAAIDSDLGGMEKLQTDFNTAGGRVFGSGWVFVTVSKDGKLAIETRPNQDNPMMDGKRALLGNDVWEHAYYLNYQNRRADYLKAWWNTVNWKVVAERYTAAKAGTLDV
- the katG gene encoding catalase/peroxidase HPI is translated as MDDTSKCPFTGGKPTRVNRDWWPTQLSIEMLHKNSDLSDPMGKEFDYAKEFKSLDLNAVIKDLTALMTDSQEWWPADFGHYGGLMIRMAWHSAGTYRTTDGRGGAGAGQQRFAPLNSWPDNANLDKARRLLWPIKQKYGRKLSWADLMVLAGNVALESMGFKTFGFAGGRADVWEPEELYWGPEGTWLGDERYSGERQLAEPLGAVQMGLIYVNPEGPNGKPDPVAAAKDIRETFARMAMNDEETVALIAGGHSFGKTHGAGDPSLVGPEPEAGALEDQGLGWKSKHASGLAGDSITSGLEVTWTATPTKWSNNFFENLFNYEWELTKSPGGANQWTAKGADAIIPDAFDKSKKHRPTMLTTDLSLRFDPAYEKISRRFLENPAQFADAFARAWFKLTHRDMGPIQRYLGPLVPKETLIWQDPIPAVNHELVSDQDIAALKTKILASGLSVSELVSTAWASASTFRGSDKRGGANGARIRLAPQKDWEVNQPAQLSKVLGKLEAIQKDFNASSGAKKVSLADLIVLGGSAAVEKAAKDGGVDVKVAFTPGRMDASQEQTDAASFAPLEPRADGFRNYIGKRHQFLQQEEALVDRAQLLRLTGPEMTVLVGGLRVLGANANGSKHGVFTSKAGTLSNDYFVNLLAMSTQWTPAADGTYEARDRKTNAVKWTGTRSDLIFGAHSQLRAFAEVYATSDSREKFVKDFAKAWTKVMNLDRYDIAA